The Parvibaculum sp. DNA segment CACCGTCATCGGCCAGACAAGTCCGGCAACGCCGATAATCAGCAGGATATTGGCGATGTTGGAGCCGACGACATTACCGACCGCGATGCCGGGATAGCCGCGAAAGGCGCCTTCAAGGCTGGCGACCAGTTCCGGCGACGAGGTGCCGAAACCGACCAGCGTCAAACCGATCAGGAAGGGGGAAACGCCAAGCCGCGTCGCCAGCCCCGCCGCACCCTTGACCAGAAACTCCGCGCCGCCGAGAAGCAGAGCCAGACCGAGAACCAGATACAGCAGCGTCAATCGCGAACTCCTCAGCCCGAAACGGGCTTCACCAGACCGGCCGCCTGTTTTGCCCTTGCCCGCGCCTCGTCGGCATCCGCCGCCCGCGCCAGCGCGACGCCCATGCGCCGCTTCGTAAAGGCCTCGGGCTTGCCGAACAGCCGAACCTCGGTGCCGTCGAGCGCCAGCGCCTGGTCGAGCCCCTCATAGGCAATACTCTTTTCGTCGCGCCCGCCATAGATAACCGCGCTGGCGCCCGGCGAAATCATGTCGACCGACACCGGCAGGCCGAGCACGGCGCGCGCATGCAGCGCGAACTCGCTTTGATATTGCGTGACGAGCGTCACGAGGCCGGTGTCGTGCGGACGCGGGCTGACTTCCGAAAACCAGACCTTGTCGCCCTTGACGAACAGCTCGACGCCGAAAATCCCCCGGCCCCCAAGCGCTTCGGTCACCTTGCGGGCGATGTCCTGCGCGGCGGCAAGCGCCTTTTCGCTCATCGGCTGCGGTTGCCAGCTCTCCACATAGTCGCCCTTGACCTGGCGGTGCCCAACCGGCGTGCAGAACTGCGTCTCGATGCCGACGCCGCCGGCGCGTTTCGCCCGCACGGTCAGCAGCGTGATCTCGTAGTCGAAATCCACCATGCCCTCGACAATGACGCGCGGCGCCTCGACCCGGCCGCCCGACATCGCATGGTCCCAGGCCTTCTGCACGCCGCCCGGCGCCTCCAGAAAGCTCTGGCCCTTGCCCGACGACGACATGACCGGCTTGACGAAACAGGGAAAGCCGATGCCGCCGTCGATCGCCGCTTTCAATTCGGCGGCACTCGACGCGAAGGCATAGGCCGACACCGGCAGGCCAAGATCCTCGGCGGCAAGACGGCGGATGCCCTCGCGGTTCATGGTGAGTTGCGCGGCGCGCGCCGTCGGGATCACCTCGGCCAGACCATCCGCCTCGATCTTCGCCAGTTCCGCCGTTGCAATCGCCTCGATCTCGGGAACGATGATATGCGGGCGCTCTTTCTCGACCAGCGCGCGCAAGGCTTTTGCATCGGTCATCGCGATCACATGGGCGCGATGCGCCACCTGTTGCGCCGGCGCGTCGGCATAGCGGTCGACCGCGATCACCTCGACGCCATAGCGCTGCAACTCGATGGCGACTTCCTTGCCGAGCTCGCCCGAGCCCAGCAGCATGACCCGCGTGGCCGACGGGGAAAGCGGCGTACCGATGCGCATGGGGCCTCCTTGAACCGTTCAGGGGCGCGGGTCTAGCACGGATCGGCGTGGCTTGTGCAGCCCGCAATCTGATGATAACAGTTGAACAGATGTTCAACTGTATGGTTCGTCATGGCCGCCCCGAAAACCGCCAAAACCGCGCCGCCCCTGCTCGACGACGACAAGACGGCGGAGCTTGCCGACATGTTCAAGATGCTGGGCGACCCGAGCCGCCTGCGCATCGTGACGGCGACGCTCGAAGGCCCGCGCGCGGTCGGCGAGATCGCCGCCATGCTCGGCCTCTCGGTCTCGCTGGTCAGCCACCACCTGCGCCTGTTGCGCGCGACGCGGCTCGTCAGCCCCGAGCGGCGCGGCAAGCAGATTTTCTACCGGGTGCATGACCAGCATGTGGCGCATGTCATTCACGACATGATCGCCCATGTGAACGAGGAGGCGGAATGACCGCGCATCATCACCACGCACACGGCCACGACCACAGCCACGCCAATGAGCGCCGGGTGTTCTTCGCCATGTGGCTGACCGGCACTTTCATGATCGTCGAATTCGCCGGCGGCATCCTGTCGGGTTCGCTGGCGCTGATCGCCGATGCCGGACACATGCTGACCGACACCGGCGCGCTGATGCTGGCTTGGCTCGCAACGCGGCTGGCGCGCAAGCCGGCCGACATCGCGCGCTCTTATGGCTATGGACGCGCCGAAACGCTGGCGGCCTTCACCAACGGCATCGTGATGCTGGGCCTTGTCGCCTGGATCCTCTTCGAGGCGGCGACGCGCATCCTGGAGCCGCGCGACATTCTGGCCGGGCCGATGCTCGCCGTCGCCCTGGCCGGGCTCGCCGTCAACATCGTGGCGCTGAAACTGCTGCATGGCGGCGACGGCAACCTCAACATGCGCGGCGCGGCGCTGCATGTGATGGGCGACCTGCTTGGATCGGTCGCCGCCATCGCCGCCGCCATCGTCATCCTGACGACCGGCTTCACGGCGATCGACCCGATCCTCTCGGTGCTGGTGGCGCTGCTGATCCTCAGAAGCGCCGCGTCGATCATCCGCGAGTCGGCGCATATCCTGATGGAAGGCGCGCCGGAAGACGCACATGGCGCCGACATCGCCGCCGACCTGACGGCCGAGGTGCCGGGGCTTGCCGACGTGCATCATGTCCATGCCTGGTCGCTGAGCCCCGAACGCAAGGTGGCGACGCTGCATGCCCGCCTCGCCCCCGGCACCGACGCCGGCGCGGCGCTGGCCGCGATCAAGGCGCGGCTGGCGGCCAAGTTCGGCATCGGTCACGCGACGGTGCAGATCGAGGCGGCCGATTGTCCGGACGATGCGGCGCACGGGCGCTGAAATAACCCGCGCAATTCATGTTGCAGTGCAGTATAATGCCGGCGACACGCAAACAGGGGGCCTTTCATGCCGTTTTCGGCCGATAGCGCGCGGACGCTGCTTTCATGGGCGGGCGAGATCAGGGTGTTCGCCGAGATGGGCGCGCTGGCCCCCGCCCTGCCGGCCCTGCTCAACGCACCGCGCGGCGACGGCCACGGTGTGCTGGTGCTGCCGGGCATGCTGACCGGCGACGAGGCGACGTTCGTGATCCGCCGCTATCTCGACCAGCTCGGCCACACGACGCATCCCTGGAAGCAAGGCCACAACTGGGGTCCGAGCCGCGCCCTGCACGACGCGATGCGCGGCCGGCTGCAGGAACTGGCGGCGCGCTACGGCCGCCGCATCAGCCTTGTCGGCTGGAGCCTCGGCGGCATTTATGCGCGCGAACTGGCGCGGGAATATCCGCACCTCGTGCGCCAGGTCGTGACGCTGGGGAGTCCCTTCGGCGGCGGCCACGATCCCGACGGCGACATGAACGGCCACAGCGCCGAACGCGCCGCGCGCCGCCGCATCGCCCCGCCGGTGCCCTGCACCGCCATCTATTCGAAAAGCGACGGCGTCGTCTCGTGGGAAGATTGCCGCGAGCTCGATGGTCCGCAGACGGAGAATATCGAGGTGACGGCAACCCATATGGGCATGGGCGTCAACCCGATGGTCCTCTGGGCGATCGCCGACCGGCTGGCGCAAGCGGAAGGCAAGTGGGCGCCCTTCGACCGCACGGGCTGGCACGGGGTGGTTTACGGGTGAGGGCATCGGTGGTGTAGTCTTCCCCAAAGGGAGGCCACCATGAGCCTGAACGAACAACAAAAACAACTGATCGAACACTCCATCGAACGCGTGGCGGAAGTCGCGGGCGATCCGAGCCCGCATGTTTATGCGCGGCTTTTTGCGCAATCGCCGGAGATGGAAGCGCTTTTCGTGCTCGACACCGACGGCAATGCGCGCGGGCACATGCTGTCGGAAGCGCTCGACTGCATTTTCGATTTTCTCGGGCCGCGCGCCTATGCGCCGGTGCTGATCCAGAGCG contains these protein-coding regions:
- the purT gene encoding formate-dependent phosphoribosylglycinamide formyltransferase; the protein is MRIGTPLSPSATRVMLLGSGELGKEVAIELQRYGVEVIAVDRYADAPAQQVAHRAHVIAMTDAKALRALVEKERPHIIVPEIEAIATAELAKIEADGLAEVIPTARAAQLTMNREGIRRLAAEDLGLPVSAYAFASSAAELKAAIDGGIGFPCFVKPVMSSSGKGQSFLEAPGGVQKAWDHAMSGGRVEAPRVIVEGMVDFDYEITLLTVRAKRAGGVGIETQFCTPVGHRQVKGDYVESWQPQPMSEKALAAAQDIARKVTEALGGRGIFGVELFVKGDKVWFSEVSPRPHDTGLVTLVTQYQSEFALHARAVLGLPVSVDMISPGASAVIYGGRDEKSIAYEGLDQALALDGTEVRLFGKPEAFTKRRMGVALARAADADEARARAKQAAGLVKPVSG
- a CDS encoding metalloregulator ArsR/SmtB family transcription factor, encoding MAAPKTAKTAPPLLDDDKTAELADMFKMLGDPSRLRIVTATLEGPRAVGEIAAMLGLSVSLVSHHLRLLRATRLVSPERRGKQIFYRVHDQHVAHVIHDMIAHVNEEAE
- a CDS encoding cation diffusion facilitator family transporter — protein: MTAHHHHAHGHDHSHANERRVFFAMWLTGTFMIVEFAGGILSGSLALIADAGHMLTDTGALMLAWLATRLARKPADIARSYGYGRAETLAAFTNGIVMLGLVAWILFEAATRILEPRDILAGPMLAVALAGLAVNIVALKLLHGGDGNLNMRGAALHVMGDLLGSVAAIAAAIVILTTGFTAIDPILSVLVALLILRSAASIIRESAHILMEGAPEDAHGADIAADLTAEVPGLADVHHVHAWSLSPERKVATLHARLAPGTDAGAALAAIKARLAAKFGIGHATVQIEAADCPDDAAHGR
- a CDS encoding alpha/beta hydrolase; this translates as MPFSADSARTLLSWAGEIRVFAEMGALAPALPALLNAPRGDGHGVLVLPGMLTGDEATFVIRRYLDQLGHTTHPWKQGHNWGPSRALHDAMRGRLQELAARYGRRISLVGWSLGGIYARELAREYPHLVRQVVTLGSPFGGGHDPDGDMNGHSAERAARRRIAPPVPCTAIYSKSDGVVSWEDCRELDGPQTENIEVTATHMGMGVNPMVLWAIADRLAQAEGKWAPFDRTGWHGVVYG
- a CDS encoding globin, whose product is MSLNEQQKQLIEHSIERVAEVAGDPSPHVYARLFAQSPEMEALFVLDTDGNARGHMLSEALDCIFDFLGPRAYAPVLIQSELTNHQGFGVPPRVFATFFNVTMETFRELLGAEWTAETDAAWATLLGELDAVVAAQAKKYGMEVV